In Manis pentadactyla isolate mManPen7 chromosome 11, mManPen7.hap1, whole genome shotgun sequence, one DNA window encodes the following:
- the ELL3 gene encoding RNA polymerase II elongation factor ELL3 — MEGPQELLSGKFRLCFTPAARTSLLMLRLNDAALRALQECQRQQVRPVIAFQGNRGYLRLPGPGWSCLFSFIVSQCGQEGPGGGLDLVCQRLGRSGPNCLHCLGPLRERLTVWAAMDSIPAPSSVQGHNLAEDARDSESWQNMGDDYSEAAVSQPQMALEEVPDPLASSHGQSLPGSSREHMSQWGVRNQTHHSKREPDQVLRSSASQKYLDKKRPAPAATIKLKEKRPRTLPLAPSSQQGLPTQDLQEEENWEQEDKDEDMGPRLEHSPSVQADSESSHPEEVPDYLLQYRAIHSAEQQHAYEQDFETDYAEYRILHARVGAASQRFMELGAEIKRVQRGTPEHKVLEEKIVQEYKKFRKRYPGYREEKRRCEYLHQKLSHIKGLILEFEENRRS, encoded by the exons ATGGAGGGACCCCAGGAGCTTCTAAGTGGAAAGTTCCGGCTCTGCTTCACCCCAGCAGCCCGGACCAGCCTCTTGATGCTTAGGCTCAACGACGCAGCGCTGCGGGCGCTGCAGGAGTGTCAGCGGCAACAG GTTCGGCCAGTGATCGCTTTCCAAGGCAACCGAGGG TATCTGAGGCTCCCAGGCCCTGGCTGGTCTTGCCTCTTCTCCTTCATAGTGTCCCAGTGTGGCCAAGAGGGCCCTGGAGGTGGATTGGACCTTGTGTGTCAACGCTTAGGCAG ATCTGGGCCTaactgcctccactgcctgggcCCACTCAGGGAGCGCCTCACTGTTTGGGCAGCCATGGATTCTATCCCAGCCCCATCTTCAGTTCAGGGACACAACCTGGCTGAAGACGCCAGAGATTCTGAGAGTTGGCAGAACATGGGAGACGACTATTCTGAAGCTGCAGTTTCACAGCCACAGATGGCACTAGAAGAG GTGCCGGACCCACTGGCAAGCAGCCATGGACAGTCACTCCCAGGATCCTCAAGGGAACACATGTCACAGTGGGGAGTGAG GAACCAGACTCATCATTCAAAGAGAGAGCCTGATCAGGTACTGCGTTCCTCTGCTAGCCAGAAATATCTGGACAAG AAACGTCCAGCACCTGCAGCCACTATAAAACTAAAAGAGAAGAGGCCCAGAACTCTGCCTCTAGCTCCAAGTTCCCAACAAGGGCTCCCCACTCAGGACCTACAAGAGGAAGAAAATTGGGAGCAAGAAGATAAAGATGAAGATATGGGTCCCAGGCTGGAGCATAGTCCCTCAGTTCAAGCAG ACTCTGAATCCTCACACCCTGAAGAGGTACCAGATTATCTCCT GCAATACAGGGCCATCCACAGTGCAGAGCAGCAACATGCTTATGAGCAGGACTTTGAAACAGATTATGCTGAATATCGTATCTTGCATGCTCGTGTTGGGGCTGCAAGCCAAAGGTTCATGGAGCTGGGAGCAGAGATCAAGAGAGTTCAGAGAGGAACTCCAGAACACAAG GTGCTGGAAGAAAAGATAGTCCAGGAATATAAAAAGTTCAGGAAG CGGTACCCGGGTTACAGGGAAGAAAAACGTCGCTGTGAGTACCTGCATCAGAAATTGTCCCACATTAAAGGTCTCATCCTGGAGTTTGAGGAGAACAGGCGCAGCTGA